The following are from one region of the Amedibacterium intestinale genome:
- a CDS encoding PhnD/SsuA/transferrin family substrate-binding protein has protein sequence MKKLMRLCMVAMLGLGVMTGCSEGKAKEEITIAFLPNETDSQASEAAYDMLKEEVQAALGDGVEVKVTPLDDYNAVAEAILTGTADIAWESGATFTSAYMQNENVVPILSYGPQGDPEKSGYNAYIGTNIKHKADFEGKSEEEKIAQLKGKSFSFVSSTSTSGCVVPTTTFWKLYGPDGTKELTSKDQITTKTNKEGGFFSEVQYGGDHQGSVELIANDKVYAGAYCCTYGDKYKDDLYVISQSFVPNGPMWVNKDYMDQETIDKLVEHFTNLTSENAINKNFFNKDGGFFFEAEDDPSNYKFFKTDVDHYKFIIDMYKDQ, from the coding sequence ATGAAAAAACTAATGCGTTTATGTATGGTAGCCATGTTAGGACTTGGGGTTATGACTGGCTGCAGTGAAGGGAAAGCAAAAGAAGAAATTACGATTGCATTTTTGCCTAATGAAACAGATTCACAGGCAAGTGAAGCTGCTTATGACATGTTGAAAGAGGAAGTGCAGGCAGCATTGGGAGATGGTGTCGAAGTAAAAGTAACACCACTAGATGATTACAATGCGGTTGCGGAAGCAATCTTAACAGGAACCGCAGATATCGCGTGGGAAAGTGGGGCAACATTTACTTCTGCGTATATGCAAAATGAAAATGTAGTGCCAATTTTATCTTATGGACCACAAGGAGATCCAGAAAAATCAGGATACAATGCTTATATTGGTACAAATATCAAACATAAAGCCGATTTTGAAGGAAAAAGTGAAGAAGAAAAAATTGCACAGTTAAAAGGAAAATCCTTCTCTTTTGTATCTAGTACATCTACAAGTGGATGTGTCGTACCAACAACAACTTTCTGGAAGTTGTATGGACCAGATGGAACAAAAGAATTAACTAGCAAAGATCAGATTACAACAAAGACAAACAAAGAAGGCGGTTTCTTCTCTGAAGTGCAGTATGGAGGAGATCATCAGGGTTCTGTAGAACTGATTGCGAACGATAAAGTATATGCAGGTGCTTACTGCTGTACGTATGGGGATAAATACAAAGATGATTTATATGTAATTTCACAATCTTTTGTACCAAATGGACCAATGTGGGTAAATAAAGATTATATGGATCAGGAAACAATTGATAAACTGGTAGAACACTTTACAAATCTGACTTCAGAAAACGCAATCAATAAAAACTTCTTTAATAAAGATGGCGGTTTCTTCTTTGAAGCAGAAGATGATCCATCAAACTACAAGTTCTTTAAGACAGATGTCGATCATTATAAATTCATCATCGATATGTATAAAGATCAGTAA
- a CDS encoding RpnC/YadD family protein — translation MYSEKDKVYPIMLSIYHDIGIDKQYSYFIMKMDISYLSFINIISDQEVSKEELMNMGKQDIGLKSYFKNNDRFADLINTGIYNGIQVVKPDDLEELDTDSSLYIHTQGMKIPLARVRDVIRKSAGDCEYVIYGVENQSSIHYAMPLRVMMYDTLTYEAECRQFVNARRNRKDSEYLSKMRKKDRIHPVFTLVIYYGEAPWDGARSLKDMMVDMPKWMEKRFNDYPMKLLEIGTCTNTFQNQDIFNFIKIIQLLYSDKVEELQRYYANVKVGRDTAELVGTITENEEILNYVKEHKDEEEINMCEATKRWEQRWTRKITDGFINMMGVRKEGEENLAPEEAIERLKLKEKIEGEANGEQNKSMEIAEKMKEKGYSTKEIEELTGILLH, via the coding sequence ATGTATAGTGAAAAGGATAAAGTGTATCCAATCATGCTTTCCATATATCACGATATCGGTATAGACAAACAATATTCTTATTTTATAATGAAGATGGATATCTCTTATCTTTCCTTCATCAATATTATATCCGATCAAGAAGTATCAAAAGAGGAGCTGATGAATATGGGAAAACAGGATATCGGACTAAAATCTTATTTCAAAAATAATGATCGCTTTGCGGATTTAATTAACACAGGCATATACAATGGTATACAGGTTGTTAAACCTGATGATTTGGAAGAACTGGATACGGATTCATCGCTGTATATCCATACGCAGGGGATGAAGATTCCCCTTGCAAGAGTAAGAGATGTCATTCGAAAATCTGCAGGAGACTGTGAATATGTGATTTATGGGGTTGAAAATCAATCCAGTATCCACTATGCAATGCCTTTGCGTGTGATGATGTATGATACTTTGACCTATGAAGCAGAATGCAGACAGTTTGTAAATGCGAGAAGAAACAGGAAAGACAGTGAATATCTTTCTAAAATGCGAAAAAAGGATCGTATTCATCCAGTATTCACACTAGTCATATATTATGGAGAAGCACCATGGGATGGGGCAAGAAGTCTGAAAGACATGATGGTGGATATGCCGAAATGGATGGAAAAAAGATTCAATGACTATCCTATGAAGCTGCTGGAAATAGGAACCTGCACAAATACATTTCAAAATCAGGATATCTTCAATTTCATAAAGATCATACAGCTTTTATACAGTGATAAAGTAGAAGAACTGCAAAGGTATTATGCGAATGTAAAAGTAGGAAGAGATACAGCAGAACTGGTAGGAACAATAACGGAAAATGAAGAAATATTAAACTATGTAAAAGAACATAAAGATGAGGAGGAAATCAACATGTGTGAAGCAACGAAGAGATGGGAACAAAGATGGACACGAAAAATTACAGATGGATTCATCAATATGATGGGAGTAAGAAAAGAAGGAGAAGAAAATCTTGCACCTGAAGAAGCAATTGAAAGATTAAAACTAAAAGAAAAAATAGAAGGTGAAGCAAATGGAGAACAAAACAAATCAATGGAAATAGCAGAAAAAATGAAGGAAAAAGGATATTCTACAAAAGAAATAGAAGAACTAACAGGAATCCTTCTACATTAG
- a CDS encoding type II toxin-antitoxin system Phd/YefM family antitoxin, which translates to MNMIRTILESTVPISQFNRGMAGKIFDEVKKHGAKIVMKNNEPECVLLSPEDYIALIDQVNDAKLLLLANERMEKYDANKLVSHEDVMKRYGITASDLEDCDDIEFE; encoded by the coding sequence ATGAATATGATTAGAACAATTTTAGAAAGTACTGTTCCAATTTCACAATTTAATCGCGGAATGGCTGGTAAAATTTTTGATGAAGTCAAAAAACATGGTGCTAAAATTGTTATGAAAAATAATGAACCTGAATGTGTTCTTTTGTCACCAGAAGATTATATTGCTTTAATTGATCAGGTCAATGATGCAAAACTTCTACTTTTAGCTAATGAAAGAATGGAAAAATATGATGCAAACAAACTTGTGTCACATGAAGATGTTATGAAAAGATATGGAATTACAGCTTCTGATTTAGAAGATTGTGATGATATTGAGTTCGAATAA
- a CDS encoding cold-shock protein translates to MCTGKVKWFNAEKGYGFITSDEGKDIFVHYSSIQADGFRTLEEGQKVTYEVVESDRGQQASNVTVVVE, encoded by the coding sequence ATGTGTACAGGTAAAGTAAAATGGTTTAATGCTGAAAAAGGATACGGATTCATTACTTCAGATGAAGGTAAAGATATCTTTGTTCATTATTCAAGCATCCAGGCTGATGGATTCCGCACTTTGGAAGAAGGTCAGAAAGTTACTTATGAAGTAGTTGAAAGTGATCGTGGTCAGCAGGCAAGCAACGTAACAGTTGTTGTAGAATAA
- a CDS encoding inositol monophosphatase family protein, translating to MYYEVYEQARKLVKECGNILKTKTYTHLDYKTGKQDLVSDMDTYIGNVLSVSLMKLVEGSIVVNEEAQHQMGDYMWILDPIDGTTNYVSFHENFAVSLAFYVKKQPVFGIVYDVMKEEMFHAYTGKGAFCNSQKLLPLPEVTLSESVWDCSYGSIIDFTKKHADMLSIQKESRGHRALGCASLAIAHIAQGKLQASLSSHVKCWDYAAACILLKEVNGTWQIRNDFFTMEKTEAIFCSCTSLLKEIQRYIQE from the coding sequence ATGTATTATGAAGTTTATGAACAGGCAAGAAAACTTGTAAAGGAATGTGGAAATATCTTAAAAACAAAAACGTATACCCATTTGGATTATAAAACTGGAAAACAGGATCTAGTTAGCGATATGGATACCTATATAGGAAATGTATTGAGTGTGTCGCTGATGAAACTGGTAGAAGGATCTATTGTGGTAAATGAGGAAGCCCAGCATCAGATGGGAGATTACATGTGGATATTAGATCCCATTGATGGAACGACCAATTATGTATCCTTTCACGAAAATTTCGCAGTTTCACTTGCTTTTTATGTAAAGAAACAACCTGTTTTTGGCATTGTTTATGATGTGATGAAAGAAGAAATGTTTCATGCCTATACAGGAAAAGGAGCATTCTGCAACTCACAAAAACTTCTGCCTTTACCAGAGGTAACATTATCAGAAAGTGTATGGGATTGCAGTTATGGAAGTATTATAGATTTCACAAAGAAGCATGCAGATATGCTTTCTATACAAAAAGAAAGCAGGGGACATCGTGCGTTAGGATGTGCATCTTTGGCAATTGCACATATAGCACAAGGAAAATTACAGGCATCACTTTCTTCTCATGTAAAATGCTGGGATTATGCAGCAGCCTGTATCTTGTTGAAAGAGGTAAATGGAACATGGCAGATACGAAATGATTTTTTCACAATGGAAAAAACAGAGGCAATCTTTTGCAGCTGCACTTCCTTGTTGAAGGAGATACAACGATATATACAAGAATAA
- a CDS encoding leucine-rich repeat domain-containing protein, whose amino-acid sequence MLIKDEKLREAVARSLHIKEEEITKEAMSQLTSLSARYADIVSLKGLEHAVNLNYLDLCGNHIEDLEPIKDLKEVEYLNLSKNMLRDIQALREYRQLKRLDLSRNNLYTMDISALAGTINLEELNLERCKVDNLVYLESVKKLEKLYVGIENGPFPLSILGTLPNLKELHMNKMWLYDIADLNYLKHIEVLDLSTNLFSDLSPLLYMKKTLRSLNLSNNQYITDCSLLEEFENLEVLDLSFDNIKDFSFLLKLKKLRDLRVVQGGLKDLRCLKGLTNLEKLDVSENRLEHVEILKDMKHLRYFKASGCYLKNIDFLKNAKNLEELNVYNNVIKNIDILKGCEHMNTMDIGKNDVKDISVLKDMKNLECLGLAYNNISNLDPLKGLVNLSTVDLYDNVITDITPLKELTKVSSLRLDHNGVMDLEPLSNMEYLSSLTLKGNYVTDITPLKKLKHLYELRLDDNPIEDITPLEDMEYYEMFSY is encoded by the coding sequence ATGCTTATAAAAGATGAAAAATTAAGAGAAGCAGTCGCAAGAAGCTTGCATATAAAGGAAGAAGAAATTACAAAAGAAGCTATGTCTCAGCTAACAAGTTTATCTGCACGCTATGCAGATATCGTATCTTTGAAAGGATTAGAACATGCTGTAAATTTAAATTATTTAGATTTATGTGGAAATCATATAGAAGACTTGGAGCCGATTAAAGATTTAAAAGAAGTAGAATATTTAAACTTATCTAAAAATATGCTTCGTGATATTCAGGCGTTGAGAGAATATCGTCAATTAAAACGTTTAGACTTATCAAGAAATAATTTATATACGATGGATATCAGTGCCCTGGCTGGTACCATCAATTTGGAAGAATTAAATCTAGAACGCTGCAAAGTAGATAATTTAGTATACTTAGAGAGTGTAAAGAAACTGGAAAAACTATATGTAGGAATTGAAAATGGACCTTTTCCATTAAGTATATTAGGTACTTTACCAAACCTTAAAGAACTACATATGAATAAAATGTGGTTATACGATATTGCGGATTTAAATTATTTGAAACATATAGAAGTATTGGATTTATCTACAAATTTATTTTCAGATTTGTCACCATTGCTGTATATGAAAAAAACATTGCGTAGTTTAAATTTATCAAATAATCAGTATATAACGGATTGTTCTTTACTGGAAGAGTTTGAAAACCTTGAAGTATTGGATCTTTCTTTTGATAATATTAAAGATTTTTCTTTCTTGTTGAAATTAAAAAAATTACGTGATTTACGTGTAGTACAGGGAGGTTTAAAAGATCTTCGCTGTTTAAAAGGGTTAACAAATCTAGAAAAACTTGATGTATCTGAAAATCGTTTGGAACATGTAGAGATATTAAAAGATATGAAACATTTACGTTACTTTAAGGCAAGTGGATGTTATTTAAAAAATATTGATTTCTTAAAAAATGCAAAGAATTTAGAGGAATTAAATGTATACAACAATGTTATAAAAAATATTGATATATTAAAGGGATGCGAACATATGAATACGATGGATATTGGGAAAAATGATGTAAAAGATATTTCCGTATTAAAAGATATGAAGAATTTAGAATGTCTAGGTTTAGCATACAACAATATTTCGAATTTAGATCCTTTAAAAGGTTTGGTAAATCTTTCCACGGTTGATTTATATGATAATGTGATTACAGATATTACACCTTTAAAAGAATTAACAAAAGTCAGTTCCCTTCGTTTAGATCATAATGGGGTAATGGATTTAGAACCATTATCAAATATGGAATATTTAAGTTCTTTAACATTAAAAGGAAATTATGTAACAGATATTACACCTTTAAAAAAATTAAAACATTTATATGAACTTCGTTTGGATGATAATCCAATTGAAGATATTACGCCATTAGAAGATATGGAGTATTATGAAATGTTCTCTTATTAA
- a CDS encoding LytTR family DNA-binding domain-containing protein, producing MKIEIDENVSYTEEIVKIQCRRKTSRIHKLASMIQQFGMRIEAQIKEGIVQVDVNDIMYAETVDRKTFLYSEQEVYCYKGTLTKLEEELKTTSFLRISKTTLLNVRYLNYVKPYANHRLKATLTNGESLLISRNYIQDLKEYLRNSEV from the coding sequence ATGAAAATAGAGATAGATGAAAATGTAAGTTATACAGAAGAAATAGTAAAGATACAATGCAGACGTAAAACATCACGAATCCATAAACTTGCTTCTATGATTCAACAATTTGGAATGCGAATCGAAGCACAAATAAAGGAAGGAATCGTACAGGTGGATGTAAATGATATTATGTATGCAGAAACAGTCGATCGCAAAACGTTTTTATATAGTGAACAAGAAGTGTACTGTTATAAAGGAACATTGACGAAGTTAGAAGAAGAATTGAAAACAACAAGTTTTCTGCGTATTTCAAAAACAACCTTATTGAATGTGCGTTATTTGAATTATGTAAAACCCTATGCGAATCATCGATTAAAAGCTACTTTGACAAATGGAGAATCTTTACTTATTTCTAGAAATTATATTCAGGATTTAAAAGAGTATTTGAGGAACAGTGAGGTGTAA
- a CDS encoding DUF3021 family protein has translation MKNTIYRYISSTCVVFTLVMLFTSLFNCFQADSGSENKMFWQMILLFLLVVCVVQCINFFISRWDFKSNMMYHIVNFTATFISSFLVFYLANIMSFSIHSLVTYTIIYTFIYVLLYYYLTQKNKLQADEINKMLQTYKEHL, from the coding sequence ATGAAAAATACAATTTACAGATATATTTCTTCCACATGTGTCGTATTTACTTTAGTTATGCTTTTTACTTCTTTATTTAATTGTTTTCAAGCCGATTCAGGAAGTGAGAATAAAATGTTTTGGCAGATGATTTTGTTATTTTTACTGGTAGTATGCGTTGTACAATGTATAAATTTCTTTATCAGCAGATGGGATTTTAAATCCAACATGATGTATCATATCGTAAATTTTACAGCTACATTTATTTCAAGTTTTCTTGTTTTTTATCTTGCCAACATCATGTCTTTTTCGATTCATTCATTGGTAACGTATACGATTATTTATACTTTTATATATGTGTTATTATATTATTATTTAACACAAAAAAACAAGTTACAGGCAGATGAAATCAATAAAATGCTTCAAACATATAAAGAACATTTGTAA
- a CDS encoding HD domain-containing protein gives MNRIHFVQQCVDREIEKLHNSELKKLAYIHTYGVFQLAALLAQMRHIDIELASICALLHDISQYSENAARKEHANKSSNYAKKLLSESSFFTDEEIQQICHCISVHSNKQNHNDGALCELLKDADVFQRFLYDPSTPLERNHQLRVVSILKELKLNKGE, from the coding sequence ATGAATCGAATACATTTTGTACAGCAATGCGTTGATAGAGAAATCGAAAAACTACATAACAGTGAACTAAAAAAACTTGCTTACATCCATACCTATGGAGTTTTTCAACTGGCAGCTTTATTAGCACAAATGCGTCACATAGATATAGAACTTGCCTCCATTTGTGCTTTACTGCATGACATTAGTCAGTATAGTGAAAATGCAGCAAGAAAAGAACATGCGAATAAAAGCAGCAATTATGCTAAGAAACTATTAAGTGAGTCATCTTTCTTTACAGATGAAGAAATACAGCAAATATGCCATTGCATTTCTGTACACAGCAATAAACAAAATCATAATGATGGAGCACTTTGTGAACTGTTAAAAGATGCTGATGTGTTTCAGAGATTTCTTTATGATCCATCAACTCCTTTAGAAAGAAATCATCAATTACGTGTGGTTTCGATACTAAAAGAGTTAAAACTGAATAAAGGAGAATAA
- a CDS encoding type II toxin-antitoxin system RelE family toxin, which yields MWDVKYLPEALDDLDELDGSQRKLVLKSIEKVRKNPLSQQEGGYGKLLGKKGNTDLTGFLKIKLRASGLRLVYKVIKQEDRMLIVVIGAREDEEVYSIAEKRIKKNDL from the coding sequence ATGTGGGATGTTAAATATTTACCAGAAGCACTTGATGACTTGGATGAACTTGATGGAAGTCAAAGAAAATTAGTATTAAAATCAATCGAAAAAGTGAGAAAGAATCCATTATCACAACAAGAGGGTGGTTATGGAAAATTGCTTGGGAAAAAAGGAAATACGGATTTAACTGGGTTCTTGAAAATCAAATTAAGAGCATCTGGACTAAGGTTGGTATATAAAGTCATTAAGCAAGAAGATAGAATGTTAATTGTGGTTATTGGAGCTAGAGAAGATGAAGAAGTTTATTCTATAGCAGAAAAACGTATCAAGAAGAATGATTTATAG
- a CDS encoding PhnE/PtxC family ABC transporter permease, translating into METVLEKTPSISLERGKKKYKIKKKDHSQKYIWGTLFIFLAAFVYFVCFMCEYKWDQVRLDLVQKFVGQFFAITSVPLENWIKIFSTLLNTLLLSIVTTIVSIVIGLFLGLFSARNLSNPILCTIIRGFAGFIRAVPTIIWVLLFVSGFGLTATTALVGMCFHSVAYFIKSYSEAFEEVNDGTLEALRATGASWWQIVINAVLPSSFTRLLSWIAMRSEMNFAAAVVIGPAVGVPGTIGSLINKCGREGNYAFMGACILMIILAALAFELFITRFKQKSIVSEG; encoded by the coding sequence ATGGAAACAGTATTGGAAAAAACGCCCTCTATTTCATTAGAAAGAGGCAAGAAGAAATATAAAATAAAGAAAAAAGATCATAGTCAGAAATATATTTGGGGAACCTTGTTTATATTTCTTGCGGCATTTGTCTATTTTGTATGCTTTATGTGTGAATATAAATGGGATCAGGTACGTCTTGACTTAGTACAAAAATTTGTTGGACAGTTTTTCGCAATTACAAGTGTGCCTTTAGAAAACTGGATAAAAATCTTTTCTACGTTACTTAATACACTTCTCTTATCGATTGTGACAACGATTGTATCGATTGTGATTGGTTTATTTTTAGGATTATTTTCCGCAAGAAATTTATCGAATCCAATTCTTTGTACGATCATACGCGGGTTTGCCGGGTTTATCCGAGCAGTTCCTACGATTATCTGGGTATTGTTATTTGTATCCGGTTTTGGATTAACAGCAACGACTGCACTTGTAGGTATGTGTTTTCACAGTGTGGCATATTTTATTAAATCGTATTCCGAAGCGTTTGAAGAAGTGAATGATGGGACATTGGAGGCATTGCGCGCAACTGGAGCAAGCTGGTGGCAGATCGTAATTAATGCGGTACTTCCATCTTCTTTTACAAGGTTGCTGTCATGGATTGCGATGCGAAGCGAAATGAACTTTGCGGCTGCAGTTGTCATCGGTCCAGCAGTTGGTGTGCCTGGTACCATTGGTTCATTAATCAATAAATGTGGACGTGAAGGGAATTATGCATTCATGGGTGCTTGTATTTTAATGATTATACTTGCTGCACTAGCATTTGAACTTTTTATTACTCGATTTAAACAGAAATCAATCGTTAGTGAAGGATAA
- a CDS encoding purine-nucleoside phosphorylase, whose protein sequence is MEFYEMLMESKSYLEEHTSYRPELGMILGSGLGNIGELLEEKQIINYADIPHFPKGNVAGHKGNFLFGKLKGKQVCIMQGRFHYFEGLSMKEITYPIYVMKQLGIKNLIVTNACGCINTNFKVGDLMLIEDFVSLVSVNPLIGANDDRLGPRFPDMSQPFSFSFMDLAKKCAYANNISFREGVYAFFQGPYYETRAEIRAIRTLGADAVGMSTVPETIVANYLGMKVLGIACLTNMATGLRVGNHSHEEVLQIANQSSEKLSTWLLHIIEEL, encoded by the coding sequence ATGGAATTTTATGAAATGCTGATGGAATCTAAATCGTATTTAGAAGAACATACTTCTTATCGCCCTGAATTAGGTATGATTTTAGGAAGCGGTTTAGGAAATATTGGTGAATTACTAGAAGAAAAACAAATTATAAATTATGCAGACATTCCTCATTTTCCAAAAGGAAATGTTGCAGGACACAAAGGAAACTTCCTTTTTGGAAAATTAAAAGGAAAACAAGTTTGTATCATGCAGGGACGTTTTCATTATTTTGAAGGATTAAGCATGAAAGAAATTACGTATCCTATCTATGTTATGAAACAGCTAGGTATTAAAAACTTAATCGTAACAAATGCCTGTGGCTGTATCAATACAAATTTTAAAGTGGGAGATTTGATGTTAATTGAAGATTTTGTATCATTAGTCAGTGTAAACCCACTAATTGGAGCAAACGATGATCGACTAGGACCTCGTTTCCCTGACATGTCACAACCTTTCTCTTTCTCCTTTATGGATCTAGCAAAAAAATGTGCATATGCAAATAACATTTCTTTTAGAGAAGGTGTTTATGCCTTTTTCCAGGGACCTTATTATGAGACAAGAGCAGAAATCAGGGCAATCCGTACATTAGGAGCTGATGCTGTAGGTATGTCTACCGTTCCAGAAACCATTGTTGCAAATTATTTGGGAATGAAGGTTTTAGGTATTGCCTGTCTAACAAACATGGCAACTGGTTTACGTGTAGGAAATCACTCCCATGAAGAAGTATTGCAGATAGCAAATCAATCCAGTGAAAAACTATCCACATGGCTTCTTCACATTATAGAGGAATTATAA
- a CDS encoding PhnE/PtxC family ABC transporter permease, with amino-acid sequence MKYLKRKRIRYAIILIGTLLILEICTLRLGIEWSRIFTDFHRSVSRFMDIYLPMDFSELSSQLYQLWVTIIISIAGAFVGMIFAFFSALCISSSTSSNLVLKYVVRALASLSRNIPEAVWAIILIPCLWYGEFLGFLVMCIISYGFLTRAFADSIDETNRNAMEALQSTGASYWQIIFHAVLPETLPSLLSWSLYAAENNIRSATIVGMLAGGGIGYLIGIYKGFMKYQLLCTSILLVVIVVIATDQISTQIRKRIL; translated from the coding sequence ATGAAATATTTAAAGAGGAAACGTATTCGCTATGCGATTATTCTAATAGGAACATTGCTGATTTTAGAAATATGCACGCTTCGTCTAGGGATTGAATGGTCTAGAATTTTTACTGATTTTCATCGTTCTGTTTCTCGTTTTATGGACATATATCTTCCTATGGATTTTTCTGAATTATCTTCTCAGCTTTATCAGTTATGGGTAACGATTATTATTTCTATCGCAGGTGCATTTGTCGGTATGATTTTTGCTTTTTTCTCTGCACTGTGTATTTCATCCAGTACCTCTAGCAATCTTGTTTTAAAATATGTGGTACGTGCTTTAGCTTCTTTATCCAGAAACATACCGGAAGCTGTATGGGCAATCATTTTGATTCCTTGTTTATGGTATGGTGAATTTCTTGGCTTTCTTGTTATGTGTATCATCTCTTATGGATTTCTTACCAGAGCATTTGCCGATTCTATTGATGAAACGAATCGCAATGCGATGGAAGCATTGCAGTCCACAGGTGCAAGTTACTGGCAGATCATCTTTCATGCAGTATTACCTGAAACGTTACCATCCTTACTTTCATGGAGCTTGTATGCAGCAGAGAATAATATACGTTCCGCAACCATTGTTGGTATGCTTGCTGGTGGCGGTATAGGATATTTGATTGGCATCTATAAAGGGTTTATGAAATATCAGCTGTTATGTACAAGTATTTTACTGGTGGTGATTGTGGTAATTGCTACCGATCAGATTTCAACACAAATTAGAAAGAGGATATTATAA
- the phnC gene encoding phosphonate ABC transporter ATP-binding protein gives MEKVLELKHVAKTYDNGVKALKDASFSLYEGELISIIGPSGSGKSTLLRCINRMIDTTQGEIQFMGMDVTKADKKEIKEIRKNIGMIFQHYNLVYRLNVLENVLHGKLASYSTWKSALGMYKEEDVEKAVQLLDMLGLSDRLYTRCSDLSGGQKQRVGIARALLQDPKVLLCDEPIASLDPQSSKIIMEHLHMIAKKMKIPCIVNLHQVDVALRYSDRIIGMHQGEIVFEGTPAELNDAVIEKIYGVPVQELISKVEQVTEGEYA, from the coding sequence GTGGAAAAAGTTTTAGAGTTAAAACACGTAGCAAAGACATATGACAATGGTGTAAAGGCATTAAAAGATGCAAGTTTCTCTTTATATGAAGGAGAACTGATTTCTATTATTGGACCTAGTGGAAGCGGAAAAAGTACCTTGCTTCGCTGTATCAATCGTATGATTGATACAACACAGGGAGAAATTCAATTTATGGGTATGGATGTTACAAAAGCCGATAAAAAAGAAATTAAAGAAATACGAAAAAATATCGGAATGATTTTTCAACATTATAATCTGGTATATCGTTTAAATGTTTTGGAAAATGTTTTACATGGAAAGCTGGCATCTTACAGTACATGGAAAAGTGCATTAGGTATGTATAAGGAAGAAGATGTAGAAAAAGCAGTACAGCTTTTGGATATGCTTGGATTATCCGATCGCTTGTATACCAGATGTTCGGATTTATCTGGAGGACAGAAACAGCGTGTGGGAATCGCAAGAGCGCTTTTACAAGATCCAAAAGTTCTGCTTTGTGATGAACCGATTGCATCTTTAGACCCTCAATCAAGTAAAATTATTATGGAACATTTACATATGATTGCCAAAAAGATGAAGATTCCATGTATCGTCAATCTTCATCAGGTGGATGTTGCGCTTCGATATTCGGATCGTATTATTGGAATGCATCAGGGAGAAATTGTATTTGAAGGTACACCTGCTGAGTTAAATGATGCAGTAATTGAGAAAATATATGGTGTTCCTGTACAGGAGCTGATTTCCAAGGTTGAACAGGTAACAGAAGGAGAATATGCATGA